One window of the Acidimicrobiales bacterium genome contains the following:
- a CDS encoding phosphate ABC transporter ATP-binding protein: MEALPLTGLEAKDISAWFGTHHVLDRISLDMPPGLVTALIGPSGCGKSTFLRILNRMHEMIPSASLSGEVLLDGADVYDVNRKLTDARRQIGMVFQKPNPFPAMSIYDNVVASFQLTGLKVGQDEKDEAVETCLAKAGLWTEVRDRLRQPGGGLSGGQQQRLCIARALAIKPRVLLMDEPCSALDPTSTRRIEQTIQELASEVTIVIVTHNMQQAARVSHQCAFFLAEQGTPGVIVEHGPTEVMFDSPQDPRTFDYVNGRFG; the protein is encoded by the coding sequence GTGGAGGCCCTCCCCCTCACCGGCCTCGAGGCCAAGGACATCTCGGCGTGGTTCGGCACCCACCACGTGCTCGACCGCATCAGCCTCGACATGCCCCCGGGTCTGGTGACCGCGCTCATCGGGCCGTCGGGGTGCGGCAAGTCCACGTTCCTGCGGATCCTCAACCGGATGCACGAGATGATCCCGTCGGCGTCGCTGTCGGGCGAGGTCCTCCTCGACGGCGCCGACGTCTACGACGTGAACCGCAAGCTCACCGACGCCCGCCGCCAGATCGGCATGGTGTTCCAGAAGCCCAACCCGTTCCCGGCGATGTCGATCTACGACAACGTCGTGGCCAGCTTCCAGCTCACCGGGTTGAAGGTCGGCCAGGACGAGAAGGACGAGGCCGTCGAGACGTGCCTCGCCAAGGCCGGCCTCTGGACCGAGGTGCGCGACCGGCTCCGCCAACCCGGCGGCGGGCTGTCCGGTGGTCAACAGCAGCGGCTGTGCATCGCCCGGGCCCTGGCCATCAAGCCCCGGGTGCTGCTGATGGACGAGCCGTGCTCGGCGCTCGACCCGACCTCCACGAGGCGCATCGAGCAGACCATCCAGGAGCTGGCCTCGGAGGTCACGATCGTGATCGTGACCCACAACATGCAACAGGCGGCCCGCGTCTCGCACCAGTGCGCGTTCTTCCTGGCCGAGCAGGGCACCCCGGGCGTGATCGTCGAGCACGGGCCCACCGAGGTCATGTTCGACTCGCCCCAGGACCCC